In the genome of Rhodoferax sp. BAB1, one region contains:
- a CDS encoding branched-chain amino acid ABC transporter permease: MAKHYYEFKPYNVGRWIIWGFFGLLLFFAPKVFTSGLSVTMLSQMGIAIIACLSYNMLLGQGGMLSFGHAVYSGLGSYVAIHALNMVTKGSLPIPVSLLPIIGGLAGMAFAVLFGYVTTRKAGTPFAMITLGMAELVFAMSLMFSEFFGGEAGVSGNRVVGQPFFGINFGPGTQVYYLIAVYTFVCVALMFAFTRTPLGRILNAVRDNPERVEFIGYSTQRVRYMAFIISGFFAGIAGGLGSILFEIVTAEVVSGVRSGAYLLFTFLGGATFFFGPIIGGVLMVLASVLLSEITKAWLLYLGLIFLFMVMYAPGGIASLIMMNLRVASFGFLRKLWVSYLGLAISALVLLLGAAVLIEMVYHLQLNLTMGPELRFIGIPLNAHSLDHWFGGAFVMLTGLGLFELCRRHYVHEWGGIQEDIEKEIKRREAL, from the coding sequence ATGGCCAAGCACTACTACGAATTCAAACCCTACAACGTCGGTCGCTGGATCATCTGGGGCTTTTTCGGCCTGCTCCTGTTCTTCGCGCCCAAGGTCTTTACCAGCGGCCTGTCAGTCACCATGCTCTCGCAGATGGGCATTGCCATCATCGCCTGCCTGTCCTACAACATGCTGCTGGGGCAGGGCGGCATGCTCAGCTTCGGCCACGCCGTCTATTCGGGCCTGGGCTCCTACGTGGCCATCCACGCGCTTAACATGGTGACCAAGGGCAGCCTGCCCATCCCCGTGAGCCTGCTGCCCATCATTGGCGGCCTGGCCGGCATGGCCTTTGCCGTGCTCTTCGGCTACGTCACCACGCGCAAGGCCGGTACGCCCTTTGCCATGATCACGCTGGGCATGGCCGAACTTGTCTTTGCCATGTCGCTGATGTTCTCCGAGTTCTTCGGCGGCGAGGCGGGCGTCTCGGGCAACCGTGTGGTGGGCCAGCCCTTCTTCGGCATCAATTTCGGTCCGGGCACCCAGGTCTATTACCTGATCGCGGTCTACACCTTCGTCTGCGTGGCGCTGATGTTCGCCTTCACGCGCACGCCGCTGGGCCGTATCCTCAATGCCGTGCGCGACAACCCCGAGCGCGTGGAGTTCATCGGCTACAGCACCCAGCGTGTGCGCTATATGGCCTTCATCATCTCGGGTTTCTTCGCCGGCATCGCCGGTGGCCTGGGCAGCATCCTGTTTGAGATCGTCACCGCCGAGGTGGTGAGCGGGGTGCGCTCCGGCGCCTACCTGCTCTTCACCTTCCTGGGCGGCGCGACCTTCTTCTTCGGGCCCATCATCGGTGGTGTGCTGATGGTGCTGGCTTCGGTGCTGCTGTCGGAAATCACCAAGGCCTGGCTACTGTACCTGGGCCTGATCTTCCTCTTCATGGTGATGTACGCGCCGGGTGGCATCGCCAGCCTGATCATGATGAACCTGCGTGTGGCCAGCTTCGGTTTCCTGCGAAAGCTCTGGGTCAGTTACCTGGGCCTGGCCATCTCGGCCCTGGTGCTCTTGCTGGGCGCGGCCGTGCTGATCGAGATGGTCTACCACCTGCAGCTCAATCTCACCATGGGGCCGGAACTGCGTTTCATCGGCATCCCGCTGAATGCGCACAGCCTGGACCACTGGTTCGGTGGCGCCTTCGTCATGCTCACGGGCCTGGGCCTGTTCGAGCTCTGCCGCCGGCACTACGTGCATGAATGGGGCGGGATCCAGGAAGACATCGAGAAGGAAATCAAGCGGAGGGAAGCGCTATGA
- a CDS encoding ABC transporter ATP-binding protein, with protein MKTPALELKDLRKSFGKTEIIRGVDLAVQAGERVAVIGPNGAGKSTLFNLISGRFGPSSGEVLLHGKRIDGMKPYEINRMGLARSFQITNIFPKLSVFENLRCAVLWSLGYRYTFFKFLADLEDANDRTEELLEMIRLDKKRDILAMNLTYAEQRALEIGVTIAGGASVILLDEPTAGMSKSETTRFIKLIREVTEGKTLLTVEHDMGVVFGLADKIAVVVYGELLAFDTPEAVRSNARVQEAYLGSPVADTQAGGH; from the coding sequence ATGAAAACGCCCGCACTGGAGCTCAAGGACTTGCGCAAGAGTTTTGGCAAGACGGAGATCATCCGGGGGGTCGATCTGGCGGTGCAGGCCGGCGAGCGCGTGGCCGTCATCGGCCCCAATGGCGCCGGCAAGTCCACGCTGTTTAACCTGATCAGCGGGCGCTTCGGCCCCAGCAGTGGCGAGGTGCTGCTGCACGGCAAGCGCATCGACGGCATGAAGCCCTACGAGATCAACCGCATGGGCCTGGCGCGCAGTTTCCAGATCACCAACATCTTCCCCAAGCTCAGCGTGTTCGAGAACCTGCGCTGCGCCGTGCTCTGGAGCCTGGGCTACCGCTACACCTTCTTCAAGTTCCTGGCCGACCTGGAAGACGCCAACGACCGCACCGAGGAACTGCTGGAGATGATCCGTCTCGACAAGAAGCGCGACATCCTGGCCATGAACCTGACCTATGCCGAGCAGCGAGCGCTGGAGATCGGCGTGACCATCGCCGGCGGCGCCAGCGTGATCCTGCTGGACGAACCCACCGCCGGCATGAGCAAGAGCGAGACCACGCGTTTCATCAAGCTGATCCGCGAGGTCACCGAGGGCAAGACCCTGCTGACGGTGGAGCATGACATGGGCGTGGTTTTCGGCCTGGCCGACAAGATCGCCGTGGTGGTCTACGGCGAGCTGCTGGCCTTCGACACACCGGAGGCGGTGCGCTCCAATGCGCGCGTGCAGGAAGCCTATCTGGGCTCGCCCGTCGCCGACACCCAAGCCGGAGGACATTGA
- a CDS encoding ABC transporter ATP-binding protein: MLKVESLHAFYGKSHVLHGVHFEVQPGEIVALLGRNGSGRSTTAKAVMGLVDCAGSVKWRGEEIQGRKAFEIAHLGIGYVPENRDIFPDLTVHQNLMLGEKGRGRKSRWSFDDMYGMFPRLKERQHTEAGVLSGGEQQMLTLCRTLMGDPDLIIIDEPTEGLAPKIVELVGQYLKTLKDRGISVLLIEQKLTIAMAISDRALVMGHGSIVFEGTPEALRNDSYTRKEWLEV; the protein is encoded by the coding sequence TTGCTGAAAGTTGAGAGCCTGCACGCCTTTTATGGCAAGAGCCATGTGCTGCATGGTGTGCATTTCGAGGTCCAGCCCGGCGAGATCGTGGCCCTGCTGGGGCGCAACGGCTCGGGCCGTTCCACCACGGCCAAGGCCGTCATGGGCCTGGTGGACTGCGCCGGCAGCGTCAAATGGCGAGGTGAGGAGATCCAGGGCCGCAAGGCCTTCGAGATCGCGCATCTGGGCATAGGCTACGTGCCCGAGAACCGCGACATCTTCCCCGACCTGACCGTGCACCAGAACCTGATGCTGGGAGAGAAGGGCCGGGGCCGCAAGAGCCGCTGGAGCTTCGACGACATGTACGGCATGTTTCCGCGGCTCAAAGAGCGCCAGCACACCGAGGCCGGCGTGCTCTCGGGCGGTGAACAGCAGATGCTGACCCTGTGCCGCACCCTCATGGGCGACCCGGACCTCATCATCATCGACGAGCCGACCGAGGGCCTGGCACCCAAGATCGTGGAGCTGGTCGGGCAGTACCTGAAGACGCTCAAGGACCGCGGCATCTCGGTGCTGCTGATCGAGCAGAAACTGACCATCGCCATGGCCATCTCCGACCGGGCCCTGGTCATGGGGCACGGCAGCATCGTCTTCGAGGGCACCCCCGAAGCGCTACGCAACGACAGCTATACCCGCAAGGAGTGGCTCGAGGTCTGA